One Plasmodium vinckei vinckei genome assembly, chromosome: PVVCY_09 genomic region harbors:
- a CDS encoding signal recognition particle subunit SRP72, putative — protein MNDKNENSKKKGSKKKDGDNIGLEKKVKKRRNRRKNVTIIYNKDQFSIDDIKSRYSRLIEEKEYSKVFYEITNVLIKNDNINESNEKIKKENKTFKYKFQENYEEMKNDNVLLEFFYCLYKLKLYKKLSACLKYYLENEDKYNNFVNILLADVSYKLRNFETSINLYELLIKNEGDNQVDSASINMDSSYISFYLQLMYEYNFLKIKKEKKKKNKNKINDEKAISSTDPNSQVDIQNLKDKITEFTNNFNSDEVEDFEQLYNYSIFFAIEKCYDNSLKFLDLLEDLCKNTLIMDEVNNDGNNFDNSEVNKLILENNQISKKGSSLYNIEMIKKNKILIQLGKAYIYSKMNKIKETVDIYENILNNYELYVTNLPVLLTSYNNYIAVMNNYNENLLIDKLSKVGSGKKIEFNIKPDKLLLIKNIIFMHKDLNKEINRYQRSVLYYNECLDLFHYNHKNDELRLKLQNFSTKFNNSVLLDKLNILTYLKENNYLKCKHYIRKNIDLVQSPEIKIKYINAYAYMSFEKKAYNDVVDIYLQYEDVFQKLVHHYKNFFSNLFYIYICVKLPEKKNQEINKNHENNDPCEYNMKNLERVIGLFTKYKEAIQDDINIINPETLFLVSKYLICNEQTELLHDLFEYLSTEIKNDFNFYSIYTYIYTYINIENVYKYEGWLKKVILSETYMIDVEELENKSINFDVSLFNQSLDNINKKRKRSKKNKNKTTESGANAHNNPSIDKWLPRHEKPGFKNKKKKVKSIEHDKEPAPTEETKPQPINPTQAKLQNMKQRKKR, from the coding sequence atgaatgacaaaaatgaaaatagtaaaaaaaaaggtagtaaaaaaaaggatGGAGATAATATAggtttagaaaaaaaagtaaaaaaacgAAGAAACAGACGTAAAAATGTgactattatatataataaagatcAATTTAGCATTGATGATATAAAATCTAGATATTCCAGATTAATCGAGGAAAAGGAATATTCAAAAgtattttatgaaataaCAAATGtgttaattaaaaatgataatataaatgaatccaatgagaaaataaaaaaagaaaataaaacatttaaatataagtttcaagaaaattatgaagaaatgaaaaatgataatgttttattggaatttttttattgtttatataaattaaaattgtataaaaaattaagtgcttgtttaaaatattatttagaaaatgaagataaatataataattttgtaaatatactACTAGCAGATGTTAGTTATAAATTAAGAAATTTTGAAACTAGCATTAATCTATATGAacttttgataaaaaatgaagggGACAATCAAGTAGATTCGGCAAGTATTAATATGGACAGTAGTTATATTTCCTTTTACTTACAACTAAtgtatgaatataattttttaaagattaaaaaagaaaaaaagaaaaaaaataagaataaaataaatgatgaaaaagcTATCTCGTCTACAGATCCTAATTCTCAAGTTGATATccaaaatttaaaagataaaattaCTGAATTTACCAACAATTTTAACTCTGATGAAGTAGAAGATTTTGAACagttatataattattctattttttttgcaattGAAAAATGCTATGataattcattaaaatttttagaCTTATTAGAAGacttatgtaaaaataccTTAATAATGGATGAAGTAAATAATGATGGgaataattttgataattcTGAAGTAAACAAACtaattttagaaaataatcaaataagtaaaaaagGATCATCACTTTATAATATCgagatgataaaaaaaaataaaatacttaTTCAACTTGGAAaagcatacatatattcaaaaatgaataaaataaaagaaactgtagatatttatgaaaacattttaaacaATTATGAATTATATGTTACTAATTTACCAGTCCTATTGACatcttataataattacataGCAGTAATGAATAactataatgaaaatttacTTATAGATAAGTTATCTAAAGTAGGATCgggtaaaaaaatagaatttaatataaaaccagacaaattattacttattaaaaatataatatttatgcataaagatttaaataaagaaattaacAGATATCAACGTagtgttttatattataatgaatgtcttgatttatttcattataatcataaaaatgatgaactTCGattaaaattacaaaatttttctacaaaatttaataattctgTATTATtagataaattaaatattttgacaTATCTTAAAGAGaacaattatttaaaatgtaaaCATTATAtacgaaaaaatatagatttaGTTCAATCACCTGAAATtaaaatcaaatatattaatgcatatgcatatatgtcttttgaaaaaaaggCATATAATGATGTTGTTGATATTTATCTACAATATGAGGATGTTTTTCAGAAACTTGTACATCATTAtaagaattttttttcaaatttattcTACATCTATATTTGTGTAAAATTaccagaaaaaaaaaatcaagaaattaataaaaaccatgaaaataatgatccTTGTGAATATAACATGAAAAATCTCGAACGTGTAATTGGCCTTttcacaaaatataaagaagcAATACaagatgatataaatataataaatccTGAAACTCTGTTTTTAGTTAGCAAATATCTTATATGCAATGAACAAACCGAACTGCTACatgatttatttgaatatcTTTCAacagaaataaaaaatgattttaatttttattcaatatatacatatatatatacatatataaatatagaaaatgtatataaatatgaaggTTGGCTCAAAAAAGTTATACTTAGCGAAACATATATGATCGATGTCGAAGAACttgaaaataaatccaTCAACTTTGATGTTAGTTTGTTTAATCAATCTTTAGATAATATCAACAAAAAACGTAAGagatcaaaaaaaaataagaataaaacAACAGAATCAGGAGCTAACGCCCACAATAATCCTTCTATTGATAAATGGTTACCAAGACATGAAAAACCGggatttaaaaacaaaaaaaaaaaagtaaaatctATTGAGCATGATAAGGAACCTGCACCCACTGAAGAAACCAAACCTCAACCTATAAATCCTACTCAGGCAAAATTGCAAAACATGAAACAAAGAAAGAAAAGGTGA
- a CDS encoding casein kinase 1, putative, whose amino-acid sequence MEIRVANKYALGKKLGSGSFGDIYVAKDIVTMEEFAVKLESTRSKHPQLLYESKLYKILGGGIGVPKVYWYGIEGDFTIMVLDLLGPSLEDLFTLCNRKFSLKTVLMTADQMLNRIEYVHSKNFIHRDIKPDNFLIGRGKKVTLIHIIDFGLAKKYRDSRSHTHIPYKEGKNLTGTARYASINTHLGIEQSRRDDIEALGYVLMYFLRGSLPWQGLKAISKKDKYDKIMEKKISTSVEVLCRNTSFEFVTYLNYCRSLRFEDRPDYTYLRRLLKDLFIREGFTYDFLFDWTCVYASEKDKKKMLENKNRFDQIADQEGRVKQN is encoded by the exons atgGAAATAAGAGtagcaaataaatatgcattagGAAAAAAGTTAGGAAGCGGATCGTTTGGTGACATTTATGTTGCCAAAGATATTGTAACTATGGAAGAGTTTGCTGTTAAATTA GAATCGACAAGATCGAAACATCCCCagttattatatgaatcaaaactttataaaatattaggAGGAGGAA TTGGCGTTCCTAAAGTTTACTGGTATGGTATAGAAGGAGATTTCACAATTATGGTTCTTGATTTATTGGGGCCATCTTTAGAGGATCTTTTTACCCTTTGTAACAgaaaattttctttaaaaacTGTCCTTATGACAGCAGATCAAATG TTAAATAGAATCGAATATGTCCATTCAAAAAACTTTATACACAGAGATATTAAACCAGATAACTTTTTAATAG gacgaggaaaaaaagttacattaattcatataattgaTTTTGGTCttgcaaaaaaatatcgaGATTCAAGATCACATACGCATATACCATATAAAGAAGGAAAAAATTTGACAGGAACAGCAAGATATGCTAGTATAAATACTCATTTAG GAATTGAACAATCACGTAGGGATGATATTGAAGCCCTAGGTTATGTTCTCATGTATTTTCTTCGAGGAAGTTTACCATGGCAAGGACTTAAAGCCATTTCAAAAAAggataaatatgataaaattatggaaaaaaaaatatcaacaTCTGTAGAAGTTTTGTGTAGAAATACAAGCT TCGAATTTGTtacttatttaaattattgtcGATCTTTAAGATTTGAAGATAGACCcgattatacatatttaagaAGGCTTTTAAAAGATTTGTTTATTAG AGAGGGTTTTACCTAtgattttctttttgatTGGACATGCGTATATGCATcagaaaaagataaaaaaaaaatgttagaGAATAAAAATCGATTTGATCAAATTGCAGATCAAGAAGGACGAGtgaaacaaaattaa
- a CDS encoding tudor staphylococcal nuclease, putative, with the protein MERLIGVVKQVISADTYILLGPKKNGIAQERQVSLACIQCSKLYVKSQTSEKNEEPFAWESRELIRKLIIGKSVSFTLEYVYNNRQYCSVYFEDTNLSILLLEKGYANLMFNKNVKTNVYGDLEPYYLEAKSKNLGIFGNNINKYVRNIININNDKNENKKIYDMLVNKKVHCVIEHVRDGGHLRVYAQLEKKENKDEGNKKNNVKNENKKNEKGGKGSRKKREDNDTSQPEEKYLTMYYFSISLCGIIVDMYKKEVINNVETVKEETYATETKKFVEYRLLNRDVEIEIKHIDNNLNLYGNIHYKLGNICLLLLKNGYAYINDYTIKYVENPIEYKRALDEAVKLRKKKWVNYSEKEVDFEKEYITTVIEVLYGDIIIVDYKNEERRLYLSSIKCEKHNSDIHLNTLSLLAKDYLKKKIVGEQVKIITECVKTPQSNNEGYIPPCSDNKGRMHFVSVYQIKKKQVDKKGSLPGSNKINSEKKKKGKKSNNNSKDDKKNESENVDHEDYNEMSLNEQLVAEGLAKVVNYVQENEKPDYYFNLQALEKESEKKKLGRFNPHLDIIKINNISGSENALRARSFENTLNKYNNLNAYVDYIYGANKYKIYIPSQNLMINFILLGVNIQKINLKEIGNGNANKNGNIENVKREDDYVSADTGKKNNKKEKSEYRDIAIQAYKYVRKLLMQRSVQICIITCDKGGNFIGTLKYQNKDIAHHLLSLGYGMLNDIGLKNITERANYIKAAEEAKNNKRNIWAIEIVNENNENGLLNGDKAKLSEFDNIYYCSYVDDINNICLQLKNKQDQLKKFQEDINKKSYIESIPEMSINNISKNALVLAKYIDNYYYRAVVLQINKSKNKCLVKYIDFGNEDEINMADIKKLTPEYSLKNYHQFAIKVALSGLKMPEDNKPDLMIYIKQLLLDKFLYVKFEKKTENIYHVVFYDYEQFTTNKNVKSVNEEIANQGICYVDNFSDTKIFEKLKKEELQSKKNKLGIWSYGDINYDDNYA; encoded by the exons ATGGAAAGACTCATTGGTGTAGTAAAGCAGGTTATATCCGCGGATACGTACATTTTGTTAGGGCCTAAAAAAA ATGGCATTGCACAGGAAAGGCAAGTAAGTCTAGCATGCATACAATGCTCAAAATTGTACGTAAAAAGCCAAACCTcggaaaaaaatgaagaaccATTTGCATGGGAAAGTAGAGAACTTATCAGAAAACTAATAATAGGGAAAAGTGTATCATTTACATTagaatatgtatataataatcgCCAATATTGTAGTGTTTATTTTGAGGATACAAATTTgtcaatattattattagaaaAAGGATATGCAAATTTAatgtttaataaaaatgtaaaaacgAATGTATATGGAGATTTAGAGCCATATTATTTAGAGgctaaaagtaaaaatttaGGCATATTtggtaataatattaataagtatgttagaaatataattaatattaataatgataaaaatgaaaataagaaaatttaTGATATGCTGGTTAATAAGAAAGTTCATTGTGTGATTGAGCATGTGAGGGATGGAGGCCATCTTAGGGTTTATGCTcaattggaaaaaaaagaaaataaagacgaaggaaataagaaaaataatgttaaaaatgaaaataaaaaaaatgaaaagggAGGAAAAGGATCGAGAAAAAAACGTGAAGATAATGATACCAGCCAACctgaagaaaaatatttgacaatgtattatttttcaatatctCTTTGTGGTATTATAGTagatatgtataaaaaggaagtaataaataatgttgaAACAGTAAAAGAAGAAACATATGCAActgaaacaaaaaaatttgtaGAATATAGATTATTAAACAGAGATGTagaaatagaaataaaacatattgataacaatttaaatttatatggaaatatacattataaattaggtaatatatgtttattattattaaaaaatggatatgcTTATATTAATGACTATACCATAAAATATGTCGAAAATCCTATAGAATATAAAAGGGCACTTGATGAGGCTGTAAAActaaggaaaaaaaaatgggtaAATTATTCTGAAAAAGAAGTAGATTTTGAAAAAGAGTATATTACAACTGTTATAGAAGTATTATATGgtgatattattattgtagattataaaaatgaagaaagaagattatatttaagttcgataaaatgtgaaaaaCATAATTCGGATATCCATTTAAATACATTATCTTTATTAGCAAaagattatttaaaaaaaaaaatagttggTGAACAagtgaaaattataacagAGTGTGTAAAAACGCCACAAAGCAATAATGAGGGTTATATACCACCATGTTCTGATAACAAAGGAAGGATGCATTTTGTTAGTGTTTATcaaattaagaaaaaacaagttgataaaaaaggaagTTTGCCAGGATCGAATAAGATAAATtctgaaaaaaagaaaaaaggaaaaaagaGTAATAACAATTCAAAAGATGACAAGAAAAATGAATCTGAAAATGTGGATCACGAAGATTACAACGAGATGAGTCTCAATGAACAACTAGTTGCAGAGGGTTTAGCAAAAGTTGTAAATTATGTacaagaaaatgaaaaaccAGACTACTATTTCAATTTACAAGCATTAGAAAAAGaatctgaaaaaaaaaaactaggAAGATTTAATCCACATTtagatattataaaaataaataatataagtgGTAGTGAAAATGCCTTAAGAGCTAGATCATTTGAAAatacattaaataaatataataatttaaatgcatatgttgattatatatatggagcaaataaatacaaaatttatattcctTCGCAAAATTTAATGATAAACTTTATCTTATTAGGtgtaaatattcaaaaaattaatttgaaAGAAATAGGCAATGGCaatgcaaataaaaatggaaatattgaaaatgtaAAGAGAGAGGATGATTATGTTTCTGCAGATactggaaaaaaaaataataaaaaagaaaaaagcgAATATAGAGATATTGCCATACaagcatataaatatgtgaGAAAACTTTTAATGCAAAGATCAGTgcaaatatgtattattacatGTGACAAAGGTGGTAATTTTATCGGAACAttaaaatatcaaaataaagaCATAGCACACcatttattatctttagGATATGGTATGTTAAATGATATTggattgaaaaatataactgAAAGAgctaattatattaaagcGGCCGAAGAagctaaaaataataaaagaaatatatggGCTATTGAAATagtaaatgaaaataatgaaaacgGTTTATTAAATGGAGATAAAGCAAAACTCTCTGAATTTgataacatatattattgttcaTATGtagatgatataaataatatttgtttacaattaaaaaataaacaagaTCAACTTAAAAAGTTTCAagaagatataaataaaaaaagctaCATAGAAAGTATACCAGAAATgtctattaataatataagtaAAAATGCTTTAGTCTTAGctaaatatattgataattattattatcgaGCTGTGGTacttcaaataaataaatcaaaaaacaaatgtcttgtaaaatatatagatttTGGTAATgaagatgaaataaatatggcagatattaaaaaattaactcCAGAATatagtttaaaaaattatcatcaATTTGCTATTAAGGTTGCATTATCAGGTTTAAAAATGCCAGAAGATAACAAGCCAGatttaatgatatatattaaacaaCTTTTATtagataaatttttatatgttaaatttgaaaagaaaacagaaaatatatatcatgttgttttttatgattatgaacaatttaccacaaataaaaatgtaaaaagtGTTAACGAAGAAATAGCAAATCAAGGAATTTGCTATGTTGATAATTTCAGTGATACcaaaatttttgaaaaattaaaaaaagaagaattacaatcaaaaaaaaataaacttgGCATATGGTCTTATGGAGACATAAATTATGATGACAATTATGCATAA